In Harpia harpyja isolate bHarHar1 chromosome Z, bHarHar1 primary haplotype, whole genome shotgun sequence, a single window of DNA contains:
- the CFAP92 gene encoding uncharacterized protein CFAP92 isoform X6, which translates to MFLFIDFEKPCALLGVPVLVLYKIAEETYLNGLATSNCGLPYPSRTDDLCTVRSVIFAKNRFLDKAQLLKQKAVAGPPVNSTSKETEKTNNNVGNVTYGADETATTNGRRGSGPKRNIDTTMAEKYGIASLQLDVMPLLAGEKSVISRLAENNAKILDAYMTFTVETPLLSERQRHELNPLIIRINSATCLPNTPVPIEVLQRLCVPTYCKYKFHNFPPHQTHGQVHGTHVYFKDVNVLLTGTMKPGELQRCLRGPPLEIEVHDRDRNMENNTKKPCLFGEDDADEKVGKVSFLACKSTICNSFTKNKVWHPHGVAKVSLTDLLLGRKYLAISAPIRSCSAPDTAAFSEQDEKKKRTGSVSSPSLLPTGHYLESDSLLKVRVEIAVPLGMHAEIADAQVTNFPYGCIIYIFDYNNSSLLHDLVEEITEINAKALQLDCYPVHLIGMALAALKLKTTLEKFSELDIVTGFHLLDGASHVLVLEGLKDKAIRRLWDRHLERTYRREDGQLEILYNSQLSFHQRRYTDLEAIFYHFRLCQPLFTIMKQPLLYVRGMVPWACFQALSRLNYLCHSKRLRDVIHGDLLPSAEMITVLSHEYGVPLTDEDLFTQKPPLLSFSSDDCTVPGKVSRVKQAVYSSVDNYNEVYAQRKKEIADKMSFERNHTVANIGAVCQLKGKMKKPKFEAFRISPVDGKSVFNYSSQSLNSAELAKKHLRQEMAKEPKNRFTYSHEYLSATFDPVDVVAACKEYSAKSKSMWLSPDGFVFPGFKSSIESNLHPQMPDEARLEELSEKWQENALHANMEPVLSRDRWSWDKRHIDFDLYKKPPELFMTTAPQTVCCQPCEDATRILQTTFDDTKLKAHRRSTAAELSTCGPRARFQLQKLHGLLQGVPPKFSLRKAGPILKPVPALDNQSCDTGSDALPGRRKGVTSGFVPGPDDQHSLKCSKTVTPRHNRERKKFEKLRGAHFK; encoded by the exons atgtttcttttcattgactttgAAAAACCATGTGCACTATTGGGTGTACCAGTACTTGTGCTCTATAAAATAG CAGAGGAAACTTATCTGAATGGACTAGCAACATCTAATTGTGGTTTGCCATATCCATCAAGGACAGATGACTTATGTACAGTGAG aagtgtGATATTTGCAAAAAACAGATTTCTGGATAAGGCCCAACTTCTGAAGCAGAAAGCAGTTGCTGGTCCTCCAGTTAATTCAACTtcaaaagaaactgagaaaacaaataataatgtgGGAAATGTGACATATGGAGCAGACGAAACAGCCACCACAAATG GTAGAAGAGGTTCTGGTCCTAAAAGAAACATTGATACTACTATGGCAGAGAAATATGGCATTGCTTCACTGCAGTTAGATGTCATGCCTCTCCTCGCAG gagaaaagtcagTGATCAGTCGTCTGGCAGAAAATAATGCTAAAATTTTAGATGCTTACATGACTTTCACTGTGGAAACACCTCTTCTGTCTGAAAGACAAAGACATGAATTAAATCCACTGATTATAAGGATTAATTCAGCTACCTGCCTCCCAAACACACCTGTACCAATAGAAGTGCTGCAG AGATTGTGTGTTCCCACCTACTGCAAATACAAATTTCATAACTTTCCACCTCATCAAACTCATGGACAAGTCCATGGAACTCATGTCTACTTTAAGGATGTTAATGTACTTCTGACAGGGACGATGAAACCTGGGGAATTACAGAGGTGTCTTAGAGGTCCACCTCTGGAGATTGAAGTTCATGACCGGGATAGAAACAtggaaaacaacacaaaaaagccCTGTTTGTTTGGGGAAGATGATGCAGATGAAAAAGTGGGTAAGGTGAGCTTCCTTGCTTGCAAATCCACAATCTGTAATTCTTTTACAAAGAACAAAGTGTGGCATCCACATGGGGTAGCTAAAGTCAGTCTAACTGATTTATTGTTGGGTAGAAAGTACTTGGCTATCAGTGCTCCCATTCGTAGCTGCTCAGCTCCAGATACAGCTGCTTTCAGTGAGcaggatgaaaaaaagaagagaacaggatCAGTGAGTAGTCCTTCCCTGCTACCTACGGGACATTATCTGGAATCAGACTCACTTTTGAAAGTAAGAGTGGAAATAGCTGTGCCGTTGGGAATGCATGCAGAAATTGCTGATGCTCAAGTCACAAATTTCCCATATGGTTGTATAATCTACATTTTTGACTACAATAATTCATCTTTATTACATGATTTGGtggaagaaattacagaaatcaaTGCTAAAGCCCTCCAGCTGGACTGCTATCCTGTACACTTAATCGGAATGGCTCTTGCTGCATTAAAACTGAAAACCACACTTGAGAAATTTTCTGAGTTGGATATTGTTACTGGTTTTCACTTACTGGATGGAGCAAGTCATGTCCTTGTCTTGGAGGGATTAAAAGACAAAGCAATCAGGAGACTATGGGATAGACACCTTGAAAG AACTTACAGACGTGAAGATGGACAACTGGAAATACTGTATAACTCACAACTGTCTTTCCATCAGCGCCGGTATACAGACCTGGAAGCTATCTTTTATCATTTCCGCCTCTGTCAGCCCCTCTTCACGATAATGAAACAGCCTCTGCTTTATGTCAGAGGTATGGTTCCTTGGGCATGTTTCCAAGCCTTGTCCAG GCTCAATTACCTTTGTCACAGTAAGAGACTGAGGGATGTAATTCATGGGGATCTGCTGCCCTCAGCAGAGATGATCACAGTCTTGAGTCACGAGTATGGAGTTCCCTTAACTGATGAGGATCTCTTCACTCAGAAACCTCCTTTACTCTCATTTTCCTCTGATGATTGTACAGTACCAGGAAAAGTTAGCAGAGTGAAACAGGCAGTATATTCTTCAGTAGATAACTACAATGAAGTGTATGCGCAGCGGAAGAAAGAAATAGCAGACAAAATGTCTTTTGAGAGAAACCATACTGTG GCTAACATCGGTGCTGTATGCCAACtcaaaggaaagatgaaaaagcCAAAGTTTGAAGCTTTCAGGATTTCTCCTGTTGATGGCAAATCCGTCTTTAACTACAGCTCTCAGAGCCTGAATTCTGCAGAACTTGCAAAGAAGCATCTTCGCCAGGAAATGGCAAAG gaaCCAAAGAACAGATTCACTTATTCTCATGAGTATTTGTCAGCCACGTTTGACCCAGTGGATGTGGTTGCTGCCTGTAAGGAATACTCTGCAAAATCCAAGAGTATGTGGCTGTCACCAGATGGATTTGTATTTCCTGGATTTAAGAGCAGTATTGAAAGCAACCTGCACCCTCAGATGCCTGATGAGGCACGTCTGGAGGAGTTAAGTGAG aaatggcAGGAGAATGCTCTGCATGCTAACATGGAGCCAGTGCTGTCACGAGACAGATGGAGCTGGGACAAACGGCACATTGATTTTGATCTTTACAAGAAGCCACCTGAGCTCTTCATGACAACAGCCCCACAGACTG TCTGTTGTCAGCCTTGTGAAGATGCTACTCGGATTCTGCAAACTACGTTTGATGATACCAAGCTGAAAGCTCACCGGCGCTCCACAGCAGCTGAGTTATCCACGTGTGGGCCAAGAGCCAGGTTTCAGCTACAGAAGCTCCATGGACTTCTGCAAGGTGTACCTCCGAAATTCTCACTCAGGAAGGCAGGACCAATTCTGAAG CCTGTCCCAGCCCTGGACAACCAGTCCTGTGACACCGGGTCGGATGCCCTCCCAGGAAGGAGGAAGGGTGTCACCAGTGGCTTTGTACCAGGCCCTGATGACCAGCACAGCTTGAAGTGCAGCAAGACTGTTACCCCCCGGCACAACAGAGAGCGTAAGAAGTTTGAAAAACTCCGAGGCGCGCATTTCAAGTAA
- the CFAP92 gene encoding uncharacterized protein CFAP92 isoform X2 has protein sequence MAKQKRKNSKAAEEEEVEEDDKEEMTGLNTTCSESTFETENLEVLGRAGHLTPEGEGSRFLPSEKSLVELDGSHTVTCTFTVSLAVPALPTGQKQKISNPLDTQGKRIQVDESGAIPRMKRCFHIEYFLLPDDLVPRKLDLVFFGVVAKLFTGSNSKAITPWFENDKMWISWNHSVDIGVTNEYLIKLRDHRIILKIWDTKDKVSSKAKLSKPNTISSLEGDAEAVGGVKHAVLLQRKFFEESRPAHSCTKIKAAKESKAQEESSAFPVKAEETYLNGLATSNCGLPYPSRTDDLCTVRSVIFAKNRFLDKAQLLKQKAVAGPPVNSTSKETEKTNNNVGNVTYGADETATTNGRRGSGPKRNIDTTMAEKYGIASLQLDVMPLLAGEKSVISRLAENNAKILDAYMTFTVETPLLSERQRHELNPLIIRINSATCLPNTPVPIEVLQRLCVPTYCKYKFHNFPPHQTHGQVHGTHVYFKDVNVLLTGTMKPGELQRCLRGPPLEIEVHDRDRNMENNTKKPCLFGEDDADEKVGKVSFLACKSTICNSFTKNKVWHPHGVAKVSLTDLLLGRKYLAISAPIRSCSAPDTAAFSEQDEKKKRTGSVSSPSLLPTGHYLESDSLLKVRVEIAVPLGMHAEIADAQVTNFPYGCIIYIFDYNNSSLLHDLVEEITEINAKALQLDCYPVHLIGMALAALKLKTTLEKFSELDIVTGFHLLDGASHVLVLEGLKDKAIRRLWDRHLERTYRREDGQLEILYNSQLSFHQRRYTDLEAIFYHFRLCQPLFTIMKQPLLYVRGMVPWACFQALSRLNYLCHSKRLRDVIHGDLLPSAEMITVLSHEYGVPLTDEDLFTQKPPLLSFSSDDCTVPGKVSRVKQAVYSSVDNYNEVYAQRKKEIADKMSFERNHTVANIGAVCQLKGKMKKPKFEAFRISPVDGKSVFNYSSQSLNSAELAKKHLRQEMAKEPKNRFTYSHEYLSATFDPVDVVAACKEYSAKSKSMWLSPDGFVFPGFKSSIESNLHPQMPDEARLEELSEKWQENALHANMEPVLSRDRWSWDKRHIDFDLYKKPPELFMTTAPQTVCCQPCEDATRILQTTFDDTKLKAHRRSTAAELSTCGPRARFQLQKLHGLLQGVPPKFSLRKAGPILKFFALMLRDSGGRGRISVQLTTLPVSVQWDSWLSDERSLPSVQV, from the exons TCCCATACTGTGACCTGCACATTCACAGTCTCGCTAGCTGTCCCTGCCCTGCCTACAG GACAAAAGCAGAAGATCTCCAACCCCCTTGATACACAAGGAAAGAGAATTCAAGTGGATGAATCGGGAGCTATTCCAAGAATGAAACGTTGCTTTCACATTGAGTACTTCCTTCTACCGGATGACCTCGTACCTAGAAAACTGGATTTGGTCTTCTTTGGGGTGGTTGCAAAGCTATTTACAGGATCTAATTCCAAG GCTATTACACCATGGTTTGAAAATGACAAGATGTGGATATCATGGAACCATAGTGTTGATATCGGTGTCACTAATGAATATCTAATAAAACTAAGAgatcacagaataattttaaaaatctgggaTACCAAGGACAAAGTTTCTTCAAAAGCGAAGCTTAGTAAACCAAATACTATTTCTTCACTAGAAGGGGATGCAGAGGCTGTTG gtGGGGTAAAACATGCTGTGCTATTGCAAAGAAAATTCTTTGAAGAGAGTCGGCCAGCACACAGCTGtacaaaaatcaaagcagcaaagGAATCCAAGGCACAGGAGGAGTCTTCAGCCTTTCCTGTTAAAG CAGAGGAAACTTATCTGAATGGACTAGCAACATCTAATTGTGGTTTGCCATATCCATCAAGGACAGATGACTTATGTACAGTGAG aagtgtGATATTTGCAAAAAACAGATTTCTGGATAAGGCCCAACTTCTGAAGCAGAAAGCAGTTGCTGGTCCTCCAGTTAATTCAACTtcaaaagaaactgagaaaacaaataataatgtgGGAAATGTGACATATGGAGCAGACGAAACAGCCACCACAAATG GTAGAAGAGGTTCTGGTCCTAAAAGAAACATTGATACTACTATGGCAGAGAAATATGGCATTGCTTCACTGCAGTTAGATGTCATGCCTCTCCTCGCAG gagaaaagtcagTGATCAGTCGTCTGGCAGAAAATAATGCTAAAATTTTAGATGCTTACATGACTTTCACTGTGGAAACACCTCTTCTGTCTGAAAGACAAAGACATGAATTAAATCCACTGATTATAAGGATTAATTCAGCTACCTGCCTCCCAAACACACCTGTACCAATAGAAGTGCTGCAG AGATTGTGTGTTCCCACCTACTGCAAATACAAATTTCATAACTTTCCACCTCATCAAACTCATGGACAAGTCCATGGAACTCATGTCTACTTTAAGGATGTTAATGTACTTCTGACAGGGACGATGAAACCTGGGGAATTACAGAGGTGTCTTAGAGGTCCACCTCTGGAGATTGAAGTTCATGACCGGGATAGAAACAtggaaaacaacacaaaaaagccCTGTTTGTTTGGGGAAGATGATGCAGATGAAAAAGTGGGTAAGGTGAGCTTCCTTGCTTGCAAATCCACAATCTGTAATTCTTTTACAAAGAACAAAGTGTGGCATCCACATGGGGTAGCTAAAGTCAGTCTAACTGATTTATTGTTGGGTAGAAAGTACTTGGCTATCAGTGCTCCCATTCGTAGCTGCTCAGCTCCAGATACAGCTGCTTTCAGTGAGcaggatgaaaaaaagaagagaacaggatCAGTGAGTAGTCCTTCCCTGCTACCTACGGGACATTATCTGGAATCAGACTCACTTTTGAAAGTAAGAGTGGAAATAGCTGTGCCGTTGGGAATGCATGCAGAAATTGCTGATGCTCAAGTCACAAATTTCCCATATGGTTGTATAATCTACATTTTTGACTACAATAATTCATCTTTATTACATGATTTGGtggaagaaattacagaaatcaaTGCTAAAGCCCTCCAGCTGGACTGCTATCCTGTACACTTAATCGGAATGGCTCTTGCTGCATTAAAACTGAAAACCACACTTGAGAAATTTTCTGAGTTGGATATTGTTACTGGTTTTCACTTACTGGATGGAGCAAGTCATGTCCTTGTCTTGGAGGGATTAAAAGACAAAGCAATCAGGAGACTATGGGATAGACACCTTGAAAG AACTTACAGACGTGAAGATGGACAACTGGAAATACTGTATAACTCACAACTGTCTTTCCATCAGCGCCGGTATACAGACCTGGAAGCTATCTTTTATCATTTCCGCCTCTGTCAGCCCCTCTTCACGATAATGAAACAGCCTCTGCTTTATGTCAGAGGTATGGTTCCTTGGGCATGTTTCCAAGCCTTGTCCAG GCTCAATTACCTTTGTCACAGTAAGAGACTGAGGGATGTAATTCATGGGGATCTGCTGCCCTCAGCAGAGATGATCACAGTCTTGAGTCACGAGTATGGAGTTCCCTTAACTGATGAGGATCTCTTCACTCAGAAACCTCCTTTACTCTCATTTTCCTCTGATGATTGTACAGTACCAGGAAAAGTTAGCAGAGTGAAACAGGCAGTATATTCTTCAGTAGATAACTACAATGAAGTGTATGCGCAGCGGAAGAAAGAAATAGCAGACAAAATGTCTTTTGAGAGAAACCATACTGTG GCTAACATCGGTGCTGTATGCCAACtcaaaggaaagatgaaaaagcCAAAGTTTGAAGCTTTCAGGATTTCTCCTGTTGATGGCAAATCCGTCTTTAACTACAGCTCTCAGAGCCTGAATTCTGCAGAACTTGCAAAGAAGCATCTTCGCCAGGAAATGGCAAAG gaaCCAAAGAACAGATTCACTTATTCTCATGAGTATTTGTCAGCCACGTTTGACCCAGTGGATGTGGTTGCTGCCTGTAAGGAATACTCTGCAAAATCCAAGAGTATGTGGCTGTCACCAGATGGATTTGTATTTCCTGGATTTAAGAGCAGTATTGAAAGCAACCTGCACCCTCAGATGCCTGATGAGGCACGTCTGGAGGAGTTAAGTGAG aaatggcAGGAGAATGCTCTGCATGCTAACATGGAGCCAGTGCTGTCACGAGACAGATGGAGCTGGGACAAACGGCACATTGATTTTGATCTTTACAAGAAGCCACCTGAGCTCTTCATGACAACAGCCCCACAGACTG TCTGTTGTCAGCCTTGTGAAGATGCTACTCGGATTCTGCAAACTACGTTTGATGATACCAAGCTGAAAGCTCACCGGCGCTCCACAGCAGCTGAGTTATCCACGTGTGGGCCAAGAGCCAGGTTTCAGCTACAGAAGCTCCATGGACTTCTGCAAGGTGTACCTCCGAAATTCTCACTCAGGAAGGCAGGACCAATTCTGAAG ttctttgctTTGATGCTCAGAGATAGTGGAGGAAGGGGGAGAATTTCTGTTCAATTAACTACCTTGCCTGTCAGTGTGCAGTGG GATTCCTGGCTCTCTGATGAAAGGTCGTTACCATCCGTGCAGGTCTGA
- the CFAP92 gene encoding uncharacterized protein CFAP92 isoform X4 encodes MAKQKRKNSKAAEEEEVEEDDKEEMTGLNTTCSESTFETENLEVLGRAGHLTPEGEGSRFLPSEKSLVELDGSHTVTCTFTVSLAVPALPTGQKQKISNPLDTQGKRIQVDESGAIPRMKRCFHIEYFLLPDDLVPRKLDLVFFGVVAKLFTGSNSKAITPWFENDKMWISWNHSVDIGVTNEYLIKLRDHRIILKIWDTKDKVSSKAKLSKPNTISSLEGDAEAVGGVKHAVLLQRKFFEESRPAHSCTKIKAAKESKAQEESSAFPVKAEETYLNGLATSNCGLPYPSRTDDLCTVRSVIFAKNRFLDKAQLLKQKAVAGPPVNSTSKETEKTNNNVGNVTYGADETATTNGRRGSGPKRNIDTTMAEKYGIASLQLDVMPLLAGEKSVISRLAENNAKILDAYMTFTVETPLLSERQRHELNPLIIRINSATCLPNTPVPIEVLQRLCVPTYCKYKFHNFPPHQTHGQVHGTHVYFKDVNVLLTGTMKPGELQRCLRGPPLEIEVHDRDRNMENNTKKPCLFGEDDADEKVGKVSFLACKSTICNSFTKNKVWHPHGVAKVSLTDLLLGRKYLAISAPIRSCSAPDTAAFSEQDEKKKRTGSVSSPSLLPTGHYLESDSLLKVRVEIAVPLGMHAEIADAQVTNFPYGCIIYIFDYNNSSLLHDLVEEITEINAKALQLDCYPVHLIGMALAALKLKTTLEKFSELDIVTGFHLLDGASHVLVLEGLKDKAIRRLWDRHLERTYRREDGQLEILYNSQLSFHQRRYTDLEAIFYHFRLCQPLFTIMKQPLLYVRGMVPWACFQALSRLNYLCHSKRLRDVIHGDLLPSAEMITVLSHEYGVPLTDEDLFTQKPPLLSFSSDDCTVPGKVSRVKQAVYSSVDNYNEVYAQRKKEIADKMSFERNHTVANIGAVCQLKGKMKKPKFEAFRISPVDGKSVFNYSSQSLNSAELAKKHLRQEMAKEPKNRFTYSHEYLSATFDPVDVVAACKEYSAKSKSMWLSPDGFVFPGFKSSIESNLHPQMPDEARLEELSEKWQENALHANMEPVLSRDRWSWDKRHIDFDLYKKPPELFMTTAPQTVCCQPCEDATRILQTTFDDTKLKAHRRSTAAELSTCGPRARFQLQKLHGLLQGVPPKFSLRKAGPILKDSWLSDERSLPSVQV; translated from the exons TCCCATACTGTGACCTGCACATTCACAGTCTCGCTAGCTGTCCCTGCCCTGCCTACAG GACAAAAGCAGAAGATCTCCAACCCCCTTGATACACAAGGAAAGAGAATTCAAGTGGATGAATCGGGAGCTATTCCAAGAATGAAACGTTGCTTTCACATTGAGTACTTCCTTCTACCGGATGACCTCGTACCTAGAAAACTGGATTTGGTCTTCTTTGGGGTGGTTGCAAAGCTATTTACAGGATCTAATTCCAAG GCTATTACACCATGGTTTGAAAATGACAAGATGTGGATATCATGGAACCATAGTGTTGATATCGGTGTCACTAATGAATATCTAATAAAACTAAGAgatcacagaataattttaaaaatctgggaTACCAAGGACAAAGTTTCTTCAAAAGCGAAGCTTAGTAAACCAAATACTATTTCTTCACTAGAAGGGGATGCAGAGGCTGTTG gtGGGGTAAAACATGCTGTGCTATTGCAAAGAAAATTCTTTGAAGAGAGTCGGCCAGCACACAGCTGtacaaaaatcaaagcagcaaagGAATCCAAGGCACAGGAGGAGTCTTCAGCCTTTCCTGTTAAAG CAGAGGAAACTTATCTGAATGGACTAGCAACATCTAATTGTGGTTTGCCATATCCATCAAGGACAGATGACTTATGTACAGTGAG aagtgtGATATTTGCAAAAAACAGATTTCTGGATAAGGCCCAACTTCTGAAGCAGAAAGCAGTTGCTGGTCCTCCAGTTAATTCAACTtcaaaagaaactgagaaaacaaataataatgtgGGAAATGTGACATATGGAGCAGACGAAACAGCCACCACAAATG GTAGAAGAGGTTCTGGTCCTAAAAGAAACATTGATACTACTATGGCAGAGAAATATGGCATTGCTTCACTGCAGTTAGATGTCATGCCTCTCCTCGCAG gagaaaagtcagTGATCAGTCGTCTGGCAGAAAATAATGCTAAAATTTTAGATGCTTACATGACTTTCACTGTGGAAACACCTCTTCTGTCTGAAAGACAAAGACATGAATTAAATCCACTGATTATAAGGATTAATTCAGCTACCTGCCTCCCAAACACACCTGTACCAATAGAAGTGCTGCAG AGATTGTGTGTTCCCACCTACTGCAAATACAAATTTCATAACTTTCCACCTCATCAAACTCATGGACAAGTCCATGGAACTCATGTCTACTTTAAGGATGTTAATGTACTTCTGACAGGGACGATGAAACCTGGGGAATTACAGAGGTGTCTTAGAGGTCCACCTCTGGAGATTGAAGTTCATGACCGGGATAGAAACAtggaaaacaacacaaaaaagccCTGTTTGTTTGGGGAAGATGATGCAGATGAAAAAGTGGGTAAGGTGAGCTTCCTTGCTTGCAAATCCACAATCTGTAATTCTTTTACAAAGAACAAAGTGTGGCATCCACATGGGGTAGCTAAAGTCAGTCTAACTGATTTATTGTTGGGTAGAAAGTACTTGGCTATCAGTGCTCCCATTCGTAGCTGCTCAGCTCCAGATACAGCTGCTTTCAGTGAGcaggatgaaaaaaagaagagaacaggatCAGTGAGTAGTCCTTCCCTGCTACCTACGGGACATTATCTGGAATCAGACTCACTTTTGAAAGTAAGAGTGGAAATAGCTGTGCCGTTGGGAATGCATGCAGAAATTGCTGATGCTCAAGTCACAAATTTCCCATATGGTTGTATAATCTACATTTTTGACTACAATAATTCATCTTTATTACATGATTTGGtggaagaaattacagaaatcaaTGCTAAAGCCCTCCAGCTGGACTGCTATCCTGTACACTTAATCGGAATGGCTCTTGCTGCATTAAAACTGAAAACCACACTTGAGAAATTTTCTGAGTTGGATATTGTTACTGGTTTTCACTTACTGGATGGAGCAAGTCATGTCCTTGTCTTGGAGGGATTAAAAGACAAAGCAATCAGGAGACTATGGGATAGACACCTTGAAAG AACTTACAGACGTGAAGATGGACAACTGGAAATACTGTATAACTCACAACTGTCTTTCCATCAGCGCCGGTATACAGACCTGGAAGCTATCTTTTATCATTTCCGCCTCTGTCAGCCCCTCTTCACGATAATGAAACAGCCTCTGCTTTATGTCAGAGGTATGGTTCCTTGGGCATGTTTCCAAGCCTTGTCCAG GCTCAATTACCTTTGTCACAGTAAGAGACTGAGGGATGTAATTCATGGGGATCTGCTGCCCTCAGCAGAGATGATCACAGTCTTGAGTCACGAGTATGGAGTTCCCTTAACTGATGAGGATCTCTTCACTCAGAAACCTCCTTTACTCTCATTTTCCTCTGATGATTGTACAGTACCAGGAAAAGTTAGCAGAGTGAAACAGGCAGTATATTCTTCAGTAGATAACTACAATGAAGTGTATGCGCAGCGGAAGAAAGAAATAGCAGACAAAATGTCTTTTGAGAGAAACCATACTGTG GCTAACATCGGTGCTGTATGCCAACtcaaaggaaagatgaaaaagcCAAAGTTTGAAGCTTTCAGGATTTCTCCTGTTGATGGCAAATCCGTCTTTAACTACAGCTCTCAGAGCCTGAATTCTGCAGAACTTGCAAAGAAGCATCTTCGCCAGGAAATGGCAAAG gaaCCAAAGAACAGATTCACTTATTCTCATGAGTATTTGTCAGCCACGTTTGACCCAGTGGATGTGGTTGCTGCCTGTAAGGAATACTCTGCAAAATCCAAGAGTATGTGGCTGTCACCAGATGGATTTGTATTTCCTGGATTTAAGAGCAGTATTGAAAGCAACCTGCACCCTCAGATGCCTGATGAGGCACGTCTGGAGGAGTTAAGTGAG aaatggcAGGAGAATGCTCTGCATGCTAACATGGAGCCAGTGCTGTCACGAGACAGATGGAGCTGGGACAAACGGCACATTGATTTTGATCTTTACAAGAAGCCACCTGAGCTCTTCATGACAACAGCCCCACAGACTG TCTGTTGTCAGCCTTGTGAAGATGCTACTCGGATTCTGCAAACTACGTTTGATGATACCAAGCTGAAAGCTCACCGGCGCTCCACAGCAGCTGAGTTATCCACGTGTGGGCCAAGAGCCAGGTTTCAGCTACAGAAGCTCCATGGACTTCTGCAAGGTGTACCTCCGAAATTCTCACTCAGGAAGGCAGGACCAATTCTGAAG GATTCCTGGCTCTCTGATGAAAGGTCGTTACCATCCGTGCAGGTCTGA